A section of the Microbacterium sp. MM2322 genome encodes:
- the mtrA gene encoding MtrAB system response regulator MtrA — protein sequence MTSRILVVDDDTALAEMIGIVLRTEGFDVAFCADGAGAVDAWRDERPDLILLDLMLPGMDGIEVCTRVRAESGVPIIMLTARTDTADVVRGLESGADDYIVKPFNPKELVARIRTRLRPTADANAENLRIGDLTVDVAAHEVRRADGIIALTPLEFELLVALASKPQQVFTREMLLEQVWGYHYKADTRLVNVHVQRLRAKVERDPDNPQIVTTVRGVGYRAGAAV from the coding sequence ATGACATCGCGCATCCTGGTGGTCGACGACGACACCGCTCTCGCAGAGATGATCGGCATCGTCCTGCGCACCGAAGGCTTCGATGTCGCCTTCTGCGCTGACGGCGCCGGCGCCGTTGACGCCTGGCGGGACGAGCGTCCCGACCTCATCCTGCTCGACCTGATGCTGCCCGGGATGGACGGCATCGAGGTGTGCACTCGCGTGCGCGCCGAGTCCGGCGTCCCCATCATCATGCTCACCGCCCGCACCGACACCGCTGATGTCGTCCGAGGGCTCGAGTCCGGTGCCGACGACTACATCGTGAAGCCCTTCAACCCGAAGGAGCTCGTCGCCCGCATCCGCACCCGACTCCGGCCGACCGCGGATGCGAACGCGGAGAACCTGCGGATCGGCGATCTGACGGTCGACGTCGCGGCGCACGAGGTACGACGAGCAGACGGCATCATCGCCCTCACTCCGCTCGAATTCGAACTCCTCGTCGCCCTGGCGTCCAAGCCGCAGCAGGTCTTCACCCGCGAGATGCTGCTCGAGCAGGTCTGGGGCTACCACTACAAGGCCGACACCCGCCTCGTGAACGTCCACGTCCAGCGGCTCCGGGCCAAGGTCGAGCGCGACCCCGACAACCCTCAGATCGTGACGACCGTGCGCGGCGTGGGTTATCGCGCCGGCGCCGCCGTGTGA
- the katG gene encoding catalase/peroxidase HPI, translating into MSDRDPQAEPLGADATDTDQAVTPIDTPVDERGDGETRPRDNAADGCPVIHSAPGADRANHGGQPHPTVGTANQVWWPNQLNLRILKKNPAVGNPVGEDFDYKAAFESLDLAAVKADIAAVLTTSQDWWPADFGNYGPLMIRMAWHSAGTYRATDGRGGGGTGQQRFAPLNSWPDNVNLDKARRLLWPVKKKYGQSLSWGDLMILAGNVALETMGFSTFGFGGGRPDVWEPDDDVYWGPETTWLADERYSGDRNLEKPLAAVQMGLIYVNPEGPNGEPDPLKSARDIRETFGRMGMDDEETVALIAGGHTFGKTHGAAPDTNVEENPEAAGIEQQGLGWKNNHGTGKGDDTITSGLEVTWTYHPTRWDNEFFHILYAYDWELMKSPGGGHQWRPKNGAGADMVPLAHSDGRREPRMLTSDVALRTDPAYDAVSRRFKDDPVAFGDAFARAWFKLTHRDMGPVARYLGPEVPQEELIWQDPVPAVDHALIDDADAALLKERILATGLTVSQLVSTTWAAASTFRGSDKRGGVNGARIRLAPQKDWEVNNPAQLQTVLAALEGVKAAFDAEQTGGKKVSLADLIVLAGNAGVEKAAKDAGVEATVPFHPGRTDASQEQTDELSFGYLEPAADGFRNYYGPNAVLPAEHHLIDKANLLTLSAPETTVLVGGLRALGANWDGSPYGVFTDRPGVLTNDVFVKLLDLGATWKPLDPGSHAFRGTAADGSEIGVGTRVDLVFSANSELRAVAEVYASDDAGEKFVRDFVAAWTKVTELDRFDLHA; encoded by the coding sequence ATGAGCGACCGTGACCCCCAGGCCGAGCCTCTCGGCGCCGACGCCACCGACACCGACCAGGCCGTCACCCCCATCGACACCCCGGTCGATGAGCGCGGCGACGGCGAGACGCGTCCCCGCGACAACGCCGCCGATGGATGCCCCGTCATCCACTCCGCTCCCGGCGCCGACCGCGCCAACCACGGTGGCCAGCCGCATCCCACCGTCGGCACCGCCAACCAGGTGTGGTGGCCGAACCAGCTGAACCTCCGCATCCTCAAGAAGAACCCGGCCGTCGGAAACCCCGTCGGCGAGGACTTCGACTACAAGGCGGCCTTCGAGAGCCTCGACCTCGCCGCCGTGAAGGCCGACATCGCCGCCGTCCTCACCACCTCGCAGGACTGGTGGCCGGCCGACTTCGGCAACTACGGGCCCCTCATGATCCGCATGGCGTGGCACTCCGCCGGCACCTACCGCGCGACCGACGGTCGCGGCGGCGGCGGCACCGGCCAGCAGCGCTTCGCGCCGCTGAACAGCTGGCCCGACAACGTCAATCTCGACAAGGCGCGGCGCCTGCTGTGGCCCGTCAAGAAGAAGTACGGGCAGTCCCTCTCCTGGGGCGACCTCATGATCCTCGCCGGCAACGTCGCGCTCGAGACCATGGGCTTCTCCACCTTCGGCTTCGGCGGCGGCCGCCCCGACGTCTGGGAGCCGGACGACGACGTGTACTGGGGCCCCGAGACCACGTGGCTCGCCGATGAGCGCTACAGCGGTGACCGCAACCTCGAGAAGCCGCTCGCCGCAGTGCAGATGGGTCTCATCTACGTGAACCCCGAGGGCCCCAACGGCGAGCCCGACCCGCTGAAGTCGGCCCGCGACATCCGCGAGACCTTCGGCCGCATGGGGATGGACGACGAGGAGACCGTCGCCCTCATCGCCGGTGGTCACACCTTCGGCAAGACCCATGGCGCCGCCCCCGACACGAACGTCGAGGAGAACCCCGAAGCCGCGGGGATCGAGCAGCAGGGCCTGGGATGGAAGAACAACCACGGCACGGGCAAGGGCGACGACACGATCACCTCCGGGCTCGAGGTCACCTGGACGTACCACCCGACGCGGTGGGACAACGAGTTCTTCCACATCCTCTACGCCTACGACTGGGAGCTCATGAAGAGCCCCGGCGGCGGCCACCAGTGGCGTCCGAAGAACGGTGCGGGTGCCGACATGGTGCCCCTGGCCCACTCCGACGGTCGTCGCGAGCCCCGCATGCTGACCAGCGACGTCGCCCTCCGCACCGACCCGGCCTACGACGCGGTCTCGCGCCGCTTCAAGGACGACCCGGTCGCCTTCGGCGACGCGTTCGCCCGCGCGTGGTTCAAGCTGACCCACCGCGACATGGGCCCCGTCGCCCGCTACCTCGGACCCGAGGTGCCGCAGGAGGAGCTCATCTGGCAGGACCCGGTGCCCGCCGTCGACCACGCCCTGATCGACGATGCGGATGCCGCTCTCCTCAAGGAGCGCATCCTCGCCACCGGCCTCACCGTGTCGCAGCTGGTCTCGACGACCTGGGCCGCGGCATCCACCTTCCGTGGCAGCGACAAGCGAGGCGGCGTCAACGGCGCCCGCATCCGCCTCGCGCCGCAGAAGGACTGGGAGGTCAACAACCCCGCTCAGCTGCAGACCGTGCTCGCCGCGCTCGAGGGCGTGAAGGCCGCGTTCGACGCGGAGCAGACCGGCGGCAAGAAGGTCTCGCTCGCCGACCTCATCGTGCTCGCGGGCAACGCGGGTGTCGAGAAGGCGGCGAAGGATGCCGGGGTCGAGGCCACCGTGCCGTTCCACCCCGGCCGCACCGACGCGTCGCAGGAGCAGACCGACGAGCTGTCGTTCGGCTACCTCGAGCCGGCCGCCGACGGGTTCCGCAACTACTACGGCCCGAACGCGGTCCTCCCCGCGGAGCACCACCTCATCGACAAGGCGAACCTCCTGACGCTGAGCGCTCCCGAGACGACCGTTCTCGTCGGCGGTCTCCGCGCCCTCGGCGCGAACTGGGACGGCTCGCCCTACGGCGTGTTCACCGATCGTCCGGGCGTCCTCACGAACGACGTGTTCGTGAAGCTGCTCGACCTGGGCGCGACGTGGAAGCCGCTCGACCCCGGCTCGCACGCCTTCCGCGGCACCGCGGCGGACGGCTCCGAGATCGGCGTCGGCACGCGTGTCGACCTCGTCTTCAGCGCGAACTCGGAGCTCCGCGCCGTCGCCGAGGTCTACGCCTCCGACGACGCCGGCGAGAAGTTCGTCCGCGACTTCGTCGCCGCCTGGACGAAGGTCACCGAGCTCGACCGGTTCGACCTGCACGCCTGA
- a CDS encoding Fur family transcriptional regulator produces MTDLAADPAVALRDAGLRVTESRLAVFAAIAAHPHSSADAVFAAVAGALPRASRQSVYNALNDFADAAIVRRIEPAGQPMLFELRVDDNHHHLVCTGCGLVQDVDCAVGAAPCLHPSDDHGFRIASAEVTYWGLCGACAAEAAA; encoded by the coding sequence ATGACCGATCTCGCCGCGGACCCCGCCGTCGCCCTCCGCGACGCGGGACTGCGGGTGACGGAATCGCGGCTCGCAGTGTTCGCCGCGATCGCCGCTCACCCCCATTCGAGCGCTGACGCGGTCTTCGCCGCGGTGGCGGGGGCGCTGCCCAGGGCGAGTCGCCAGTCGGTCTACAACGCGCTCAACGATTTCGCGGATGCCGCGATCGTCCGCCGCATCGAGCCCGCTGGCCAGCCCATGCTGTTCGAGCTGCGCGTCGACGACAACCACCACCACCTCGTCTGCACGGGGTGCGGTCTCGTCCAGGACGTCGACTGCGCCGTCGGCGCCGCTCCGTGCCTTCACCCGTCCGACGATCACGGCTTCCGGATCGCCTCGGCCGAGGTGACCTACTGGGGTCTCTGCGGTGCGTGCGCCGCCGAGGCCGCCGCTTGA
- the ahcY gene encoding adenosylhomocysteinase, with protein MPTPVKTIEHVVADLSLAEAGRHQIRLAENEMPGLMALRDEYGASQPLAGARIAGSLHMTVQTAVLIETLVALGAQVRWASCNIFSTQDEAAAAIVVGPNGTVDDPAGVPVFAFKGETLEQYWELADRIFDWSTEGFDGPNLILDDGGDATLLVHKGVEFEAAGAVPDAAHTDSAEYRIVLDTLRKSLARDPQRFTRLAAGLIGVTEETTTGVHRLYELHAAGKLLFPGINVNDSVTKSKFDNKYGIRHSLPDGINRATDVLIGGKVAFIVGYGDVGKGAAEALRGQGARVIVSEVDPICALQAAMDGYQVARLEDVADQVDIIITGTGNTRVVTVDHLLSLKHLAIVGNVGHFDDEIDMAALESLPGVEKIEIKPQVHEYRLPTGRSILVLSEGRLLNLGNATGHPSFVMSASFTNQVLAQIELFTKVDEYPTGVYVLPKALDEKVARLHLPALGVQLTSLTDEQASYIGVPVDGPYKLDHYRY; from the coding sequence GTGCCCACTCCCGTGAAGACCATCGAACACGTCGTCGCCGACCTTTCGCTCGCTGAAGCGGGTCGCCACCAGATCCGCCTCGCCGAGAACGAGATGCCGGGTCTCATGGCGCTCCGCGACGAGTACGGCGCGTCGCAGCCCCTCGCCGGTGCGCGCATCGCGGGGTCGCTCCACATGACGGTGCAGACCGCTGTCCTCATCGAGACGCTCGTCGCCCTCGGCGCGCAGGTGCGCTGGGCGAGCTGCAACATCTTCTCGACGCAGGACGAAGCCGCCGCCGCCATCGTCGTCGGACCGAACGGTACTGTCGACGACCCCGCCGGCGTGCCGGTGTTCGCTTTCAAGGGCGAGACGCTCGAGCAGTACTGGGAGCTCGCCGACCGCATCTTCGACTGGTCCACCGAGGGCTTCGACGGACCGAACCTCATTCTCGACGACGGCGGCGACGCGACCCTGCTCGTCCACAAGGGCGTCGAGTTCGAGGCCGCCGGTGCCGTGCCGGATGCCGCACACACCGACTCGGCCGAGTACCGCATCGTGCTCGACACCCTCCGGAAGAGCCTCGCGCGCGATCCGCAGCGTTTCACCCGCCTCGCGGCAGGGCTCATCGGTGTCACCGAGGAGACGACGACGGGCGTCCACCGCCTGTACGAACTCCACGCGGCCGGAAAGCTCCTCTTCCCCGGGATCAACGTCAACGACTCGGTCACCAAGTCGAAGTTCGACAACAAGTACGGCATCCGCCACTCGCTCCCCGACGGCATCAACCGTGCGACCGACGTTCTCATCGGCGGCAAGGTCGCGTTCATCGTCGGCTACGGCGACGTGGGCAAGGGCGCTGCCGAGGCGCTCCGCGGCCAGGGCGCACGCGTCATCGTCAGCGAGGTCGATCCGATCTGCGCGCTCCAGGCGGCGATGGACGGCTATCAAGTCGCCCGGCTCGAGGACGTCGCCGACCAGGTCGACATCATCATCACCGGCACCGGCAACACCCGCGTCGTCACGGTCGACCACCTCCTCTCGCTCAAGCACCTCGCGATCGTGGGCAACGTCGGTCACTTCGACGACGAGATCGACATGGCCGCGCTCGAGTCGCTGCCGGGCGTCGAGAAGATCGAGATCAAGCCGCAGGTGCACGAGTACCGCCTGCCGACGGGGCGCAGCATCCTCGTCCTGTCCGAGGGTCGGCTCCTGAATCTCGGGAACGCGACGGGTCACCCGTCGTTCGTCATGAGCGCGTCGTTCACGAACCAGGTCCTCGCCCAGATCGAGCTGTTCACGAAGGTCGACGAGTACCCGACCGGTGTGTACGTGCTGCCGAAGGCACTCGACGAGAAGGTCGCGCGCCTCCATCTGCCCGCGCTCGGGGTGCAGCTGACGAGCCTCACCGATGAGCAGGCGTCGTACATCGGCGTGCCGGTCGACGGGCCCTACAAGCTCGACCACTACCGGTACTGA
- a CDS encoding DUF3499 family protein, producing the protein MLERLCSKVGCAREAVTTLTYDYGDQMAVLGPLGAGNDPHAHDLCAIHTGRMSVPKGWVVVRHETLRV; encoded by the coding sequence ATGCTCGAGAGACTCTGCTCCAAGGTGGGCTGCGCCCGTGAGGCCGTGACGACCCTGACCTACGACTACGGCGACCAGATGGCCGTCCTCGGTCCGCTCGGCGCGGGGAACGACCCCCACGCCCACGATCTCTGCGCCATCCACACGGGCCGCATGTCCGTCCCGAAGGGGTGGGTCGTCGTCCGTCACGAGACGCTCCGCGTCTGA
- a CDS encoding CbiQ family ECF transporter T component: MLTLYRPGTGPWHRMAAGPQTVLILLLVLGVSLLPAAWPAAGIAAGVCVACYLVPGVGLRELGRQVWSLRWLVVVAFGIPCIFLGVEAATVGTVRIVAAVALAGLLALTTPVTALLDVVERALRPLRVVGVDAARAALLLVVALGTVPTLTRLAREVRAAQRARGARGIRVFVVPFLVLALRYADDLGDALTARGVG; the protein is encoded by the coding sequence ATGCTGACGCTCTACCGACCCGGAACCGGTCCCTGGCATCGGATGGCGGCCGGTCCCCAGACCGTCCTCATCCTGCTTCTCGTTCTGGGCGTATCCCTCCTTCCCGCCGCATGGCCGGCGGCGGGGATCGCGGCGGGAGTCTGCGTCGCGTGCTATCTCGTCCCCGGCGTGGGGCTGCGCGAACTCGGGCGGCAGGTCTGGTCGCTCCGTTGGCTCGTCGTGGTGGCCTTCGGCATCCCGTGCATCTTCCTCGGCGTCGAGGCCGCGACGGTCGGCACCGTACGCATCGTGGCCGCCGTCGCCCTGGCGGGTCTCCTCGCGCTCACGACGCCCGTCACCGCCCTGCTCGATGTCGTCGAGCGGGCGCTCCGTCCGCTGCGGGTCGTCGGGGTGGATGCCGCCCGCGCGGCACTCCTGCTCGTCGTCGCGCTCGGGACGGTCCCGACCCTCACGCGCCTCGCACGCGAGGTGCGTGCCGCCCAGCGGGCGCGGGGAGCGCGCGGCATCCGCGTCTTCGTGGTGCCGTTCCTCGTCCTCGCCCTCCGGTACGCGGACGACCTCGGTGATGCGCTGACGGCTCGCGGGGTCGGCTGA
- a CDS encoding ABC transporter ATP-binding protein: MISALRLTGVSVRLADVDVLRGIDLALDARTVAVVGDNGSGKSTLARVIGGLVRPTAGTVEVFGLDAVRDAAALRRRTAIVFSNPDAQIIMPTVAEDVAFSLRADRLSRADRDARVAAALDRFGLGDLADRPAYELSGGQKQLLALCGAFIREPDLVVADEPTAFLDGRNAHVVSGHLLAETGHRLLVVTHDLDLAARCDVAVRMHEGRVAQVGEAAEVVAAHAATWRC; this comes from the coding sequence GTGATCAGCGCCCTCCGACTCACCGGTGTGTCGGTGCGCCTCGCGGATGTCGACGTTCTCCGGGGCATCGACCTCGCCCTCGACGCCCGGACCGTTGCCGTCGTCGGCGACAACGGGTCCGGGAAGTCCACGCTCGCCCGCGTGATCGGCGGACTGGTGCGCCCCACGGCGGGGACGGTCGAGGTGTTCGGCCTCGATGCGGTGAGGGATGCGGCAGCTCTCCGCCGCCGCACCGCGATCGTCTTCAGCAACCCCGACGCCCAGATCATCATGCCGACGGTCGCCGAGGACGTCGCGTTCTCGCTCCGCGCCGACCGACTGTCACGCGCCGATCGCGACGCCCGCGTCGCCGCTGCGCTCGACCGGTTCGGGCTCGGAGATCTCGCCGATCGTCCGGCCTACGAGCTCTCCGGTGGACAGAAGCAGCTTCTCGCGCTGTGCGGTGCGTTCATCCGCGAGCCGGACCTCGTCGTCGCCGACGAGCCGACGGCATTCCTCGACGGACGAAACGCCCACGTCGTCTCGGGGCACCTGCTCGCCGAGACCGGCCATCGCCTCCTGGTCGTGACGCACGACCTTGATCTCGCCGCGCGCTGCGACGTCGCGGTCCGGATGCACGAGGGGCGCGTCGCGCAGGTGGGGGAGGCCGCGGAGGTCGTGGCCGCGCACGCCGCGACCTGGCGATGCTGA
- a CDS encoding biotin transporter BioY produces the protein MTHPRPAGSPRLDTTDLARAAIFAGVIAVLGLPGSFSVFGGVPITAQTLGVMLAGAVLGPVVGAVSVGTLLALVAIGLPLLAGGRGGAGVFVGPTAGYLIGWLVGAVVIGAIVHLGGRRPVWWRTFAGVLIGGVVVVYACGIPLQSLVMRIGVDQALVANLAFVPGDLAKAVVATVVVGALVRGYPRAFRRTWGPRAANVPREAAQSR, from the coding sequence ATGACCCACCCGCGCCCCGCCGGTTCCCCCCGACTCGACACGACCGACCTCGCTCGCGCCGCCATCTTCGCCGGCGTCATCGCGGTCCTCGGTCTGCCGGGATCGTTCTCCGTCTTCGGCGGCGTCCCGATCACCGCACAGACGTTGGGCGTCATGCTCGCCGGAGCGGTGCTCGGCCCCGTCGTCGGTGCCGTCTCCGTCGGCACGCTCCTCGCCCTCGTCGCTATCGGGCTTCCGCTCCTGGCAGGCGGCCGCGGGGGAGCGGGCGTGTTCGTCGGACCGACCGCGGGCTACCTGATCGGCTGGCTCGTCGGAGCCGTCGTCATCGGGGCTATCGTGCATCTCGGCGGGCGGCGACCGGTGTGGTGGCGCACGTTCGCGGGCGTCCTCATAGGGGGAGTGGTGGTCGTCTACGCCTGCGGCATCCCGCTGCAGAGTCTCGTCATGCGCATCGGCGTCGACCAGGCGCTCGTCGCGAACCTCGCCTTCGTGCCGGGCGACCTCGCGAAGGCCGTCGTGGCGACCGTCGTCGTCGGCGCGCTCGTCCGCGGCTACCCGCGGGCGTTCCGTCGCACATGGGGTCCCCGCGCCGCGAACGTTCCTCGTGAGGCGGCGCAGTCCCGGTGA
- a CDS encoding TetR family transcriptional regulator translates to MSPNEPNPASRAPRRTKDDVVDAALSLLDRVGLPDLSMRRLADDLGIQPSAIYWHVASKQELLAAVSGRILAPVVLRPGDPSDLAGAAVALGHRLHDRLLAHRDGAEVVSSSLALGLTPSPLHDALAELDDSPAARVVADAVTHYVVGFTFHEQQRRSADAWGTAASAVSLTAASFTDTGDDGFVAALELIAGGIGSWRTGAQATKTTGPR, encoded by the coding sequence ATGTCTCCGAACGAGCCAAACCCGGCATCCCGAGCGCCCCGACGGACGAAGGACGACGTCGTCGACGCCGCACTGAGCCTCCTCGACCGCGTCGGCCTCCCCGACCTGTCGATGCGGCGGCTCGCCGACGATCTCGGGATCCAGCCGAGCGCGATCTACTGGCACGTCGCGAGCAAGCAGGAACTGCTCGCGGCCGTGAGCGGACGCATCCTCGCACCCGTCGTCCTGCGCCCCGGCGACCCTTCCGACCTCGCCGGGGCGGCCGTCGCACTCGGTCATCGATTGCACGACCGACTTCTCGCCCATCGCGACGGCGCCGAGGTCGTCTCGAGCTCGCTGGCACTCGGCCTGACCCCCTCACCACTCCACGACGCGCTCGCGGAGCTCGACGACTCCCCCGCGGCGCGCGTGGTCGCCGACGCCGTGACCCACTACGTCGTCGGGTTCACCTTCCACGAACAGCAGCGCCGATCAGCGGATGCCTGGGGCACCGCCGCATCCGCGGTATCGCTCACCGCGGCATCCTTCACAGACACCGGGGACGACGGGTTCGTGGCCGCCCTCGAACTCATCGCGGGCGGCATCGGGTCGTGGCGGACCGGCGCGCAGGCTACGAAAACCACGGGACCGCGCTGA
- a CDS encoding metallopeptidase family protein, with translation MRRRARTIARPDRHGRHGRLDRSSVVRPPLPAIETRAEKFDLTVTTAVEFLRSAWPELREVRFDIGWMPDAADDDGIPRWEVQSEQKRIILFRLPIERLARLHHTDDLHRRMMIESCVFRAAAEYLDRDPWDLGPDRFRF, from the coding sequence GTGAGGCGGCGCGCACGCACGATCGCCCGCCCCGACCGCCACGGACGGCACGGGCGCCTCGACCGCAGCTCCGTCGTCCGACCGCCGCTCCCCGCGATCGAGACACGTGCCGAGAAGTTCGACCTCACGGTGACGACGGCTGTCGAGTTCCTGCGGAGCGCGTGGCCGGAACTGCGTGAGGTCCGGTTCGACATCGGATGGATGCCGGATGCCGCGGACGACGACGGCATCCCGCGCTGGGAGGTCCAGAGCGAACAGAAGCGCATCATCCTGTTCCGCCTGCCCATCGAACGCCTCGCGCGACTCCACCACACCGACGATCTGCACCGGCGGATGATGATCGAGAGCTGTGTCTTCCGGGCCGCCGCCGAGTACCTCGACCGCGACCCCTGGGACCTCGGACCCGACCGCTTCCGCTTCTGA
- a CDS encoding DUF5719 family protein — translation MTTARRIGRGVGAAVSLLVVAGTFFVVTTPLPSVERSTLSITTRPEAATSVLSCAGPLLAAGRDAEDVAAVQVAAPQKVVSGTAAGAPAAIAGEIASGVSGAPPVASFSAEPVDRMRTDLAAAGSARVAADDLAGFAASACTPPAMETWLSAGSGLTGASDLVVLSNPGDVAARVDLTVFASAGRVTPDAGSNILVPAGEQRIVPLAALALGEASPVVLVSATQAPVQAVLQSTLTRTLVPVGVDQGGATGLPRAQQTIPAFSAVGGGDEPTDTMVRLLAPSDDTTATVSVTPVGGSTVAASFPDLDLTAGVPIEVDINTLPEGRYRVDVDSGAPVIASVHTSTGADAGSDFAWYGTADDIRVPTLVAVADGPSPQLALVNPGGQEVAAVLTDGAGAGDPREVRVPAGGSVSVDLRAGELYRLDPAGGTLRAGVTFTAPDAIAGYAVVPADAAAAPVVVRPR, via the coding sequence GTGACCACCGCCCGCCGCATCGGCCGCGGCGTCGGGGCTGCTGTCAGCCTCCTCGTCGTGGCGGGGACATTCTTCGTCGTGACCACTCCACTGCCCTCCGTCGAGCGGTCGACGCTCTCGATCACGACGCGGCCGGAGGCTGCGACATCCGTCCTCTCCTGCGCGGGCCCGTTGCTCGCCGCCGGTCGCGACGCCGAGGATGTTGCCGCCGTGCAGGTCGCGGCTCCTCAGAAGGTCGTGTCGGGGACCGCCGCGGGAGCGCCTGCAGCCATCGCCGGGGAGATCGCCTCGGGGGTGAGCGGAGCCCCGCCGGTCGCATCGTTCTCCGCCGAACCGGTGGATCGGATGCGGACGGATCTCGCCGCGGCCGGATCCGCCCGCGTCGCCGCGGACGACCTCGCCGGATTCGCCGCTTCGGCGTGCACGCCCCCGGCGATGGAGACGTGGCTCTCGGCCGGAAGCGGTCTGACGGGAGCATCAGACCTCGTCGTCCTCTCGAACCCCGGGGACGTCGCCGCCCGTGTCGACCTGACCGTCTTCGCCTCGGCTGGCCGGGTGACCCCCGATGCCGGCTCGAACATCCTGGTGCCTGCGGGGGAGCAGCGGATCGTGCCGCTGGCCGCGCTCGCTCTCGGCGAGGCGAGCCCCGTCGTGCTGGTCTCCGCCACCCAGGCGCCCGTGCAGGCGGTGCTCCAATCGACCCTCACTCGCACGCTCGTCCCCGTCGGTGTCGATCAGGGCGGTGCGACCGGTCTGCCTCGCGCGCAGCAGACGATCCCCGCATTCTCGGCGGTCGGCGGCGGAGACGAACCGACCGACACCATGGTGCGTCTACTCGCGCCCTCCGACGACACGACGGCGACCGTCTCGGTCACGCCGGTCGGCGGGTCCACGGTGGCGGCGTCGTTCCCGGACCTCGACCTCACCGCCGGGGTCCCTATCGAGGTCGACATCAACACGCTGCCCGAAGGGCGGTACCGCGTCGACGTCGATTCCGGTGCTCCCGTGATCGCCTCCGTGCACACCTCGACGGGGGCGGATGCCGGGTCCGACTTCGCCTGGTACGGAACGGCCGACGACATCCGGGTCCCCACCCTCGTCGCGGTCGCGGACGGGCCGTCGCCGCAGCTCGCCCTCGTGAACCCGGGCGGCCAGGAGGTCGCCGCGGTCCTCACGGACGGCGCCGGTGCGGGTGATCCGCGGGAGGTCCGCGTCCCTGCGGGCGGGTCGGTGTCGGTCGATCTCCGTGCCGGGGAGCTCTACCGCCTCGATCCCGCCGGCGGGACTCTCCGAGCCGGCGTGACCTTCACGGCGCCCGACGCGATCGCCGGCTATGCGGTCGTCCCGGCCGACGCCGCCGCTGCTCCCGTCGTGGTCCGCCCGCGCTGA